From a region of the Streptomyces sp. B21-083 genome:
- a CDS encoding response regulator transcription factor, which translates to MPEDGKITVFLLDDHEVVRRGVHELLSVEDDIEVVGEAGTAADALVRIPATRPDVAVLDVRLPDGSGVEVCREIRSQDAGVKCLMLTSFADDEALFDAIMAGASGYVLKGIRGHELLAAVRDVAAGRSLLDPVATARVLERLRDGGGPKGDERLADLTERERRILDLIGEGLTNREIGERLHLAEKTIKNYVSGLLSKLGMQRRSQAAAYVARMQAEQHGRQRQGF; encoded by the coding sequence GTGCCCGAAGACGGAAAAATCACCGTATTTCTCCTCGACGACCATGAAGTCGTCCGCCGGGGAGTCCATGAACTGCTCTCGGTGGAGGACGACATCGAGGTGGTCGGCGAGGCCGGGACGGCGGCGGACGCGCTGGTACGGATTCCGGCCACCCGCCCCGACGTGGCCGTCCTGGACGTACGGCTCCCGGACGGCAGCGGCGTCGAGGTGTGCCGCGAGATCCGCTCCCAGGACGCGGGCGTCAAGTGCCTGATGCTGACCTCGTTCGCCGACGACGAGGCGCTCTTCGACGCGATCATGGCGGGCGCCTCCGGGTACGTCCTGAAGGGCATCCGCGGGCATGAACTACTGGCGGCCGTACGGGACGTGGCCGCCGGCAGGTCCCTGCTCGACCCGGTCGCGACCGCCCGCGTCCTGGAGCGGCTGCGGGACGGCGGCGGCCCGAAGGGCGACGAGCGGCTCGCGGACCTCACCGAGCGGGAGCGCCGGATCCTCGACCTGATCGGCGAGGGACTCACCAACCGCGAGATCGGCGAACGGCTGCACCTGGCGGAGAAGACCATCAAGAACTACGTGTCCGGACTGCTGTCCAAGCTGGGCATGCAGAGGCGCTCGCAGGCGGCCGCGTACGTGGCGCGGATGCAGGCGGAACAGCACGGGCGGCAGCGGCAGGGTTTCTAA
- a CDS encoding alpha-ketoacid dehydrogenase subunit beta, with translation MAAETVASTNAAPKTVTSKSMALAKAINESLRKALESDPKVLIMGEDVGKLGGVFRVTDGLQKDFGEDRVIDTPLAESGIVGTAIGLALRGYRPVVEIQFDGFVFPAYDQIVTQLAKMHARALGKIKLPIVIRIPYGGGIGAVEHHSESPEALFAHVAGLKVVSPANASDAYWMMQQAIQSNDPVIFFEPKRRYWDKAEVDVEAIPGPLHKAQVVRQGTDLTLAAYGPMVKLCLEVANAAAEEGRSLEVLDLRSVSPLDFDSVQASVEKTRRLVVVHEAPVFFGSGAEIAARITERCFYHLEAPVLRVGGYHAPYPPARLEEEYLPSLDRVLDAVDRSLAY, from the coding sequence ATGGCGGCTGAGACAGTGGCTTCGACGAACGCGGCCCCGAAGACCGTGACGTCCAAGAGCATGGCCCTGGCGAAGGCGATCAACGAATCGCTGCGCAAGGCCCTGGAGTCGGACCCCAAGGTCCTCATCATGGGTGAGGACGTCGGCAAGCTCGGCGGAGTCTTCCGGGTCACCGACGGTCTGCAGAAGGACTTCGGCGAGGACCGGGTCATCGACACCCCGCTCGCCGAGTCGGGCATCGTCGGCACGGCCATCGGCCTCGCCCTGCGCGGCTACCGCCCGGTGGTCGAGATCCAGTTCGACGGCTTCGTCTTCCCGGCGTACGACCAGATCGTCACCCAGCTCGCGAAGATGCACGCGCGCGCGTTGGGCAAGATCAAGCTCCCGATCGTCATCCGCATCCCGTACGGCGGCGGCATCGGCGCGGTCGAGCACCACTCGGAGTCCCCGGAGGCGCTCTTCGCGCATGTGGCGGGCCTCAAAGTGGTGTCCCCGGCCAACGCGTCGGACGCGTACTGGATGATGCAGCAGGCCATCCAGAGCAACGACCCGGTGATCTTCTTCGAGCCGAAGCGACGCTACTGGGACAAGGCCGAGGTCGATGTCGAGGCCATCCCTGGCCCGCTCCACAAGGCCCAGGTGGTCCGCCAGGGCACCGATCTCACCCTCGCCGCCTACGGCCCGATGGTGAAGCTGTGCCTGGAGGTCGCGAACGCGGCGGCCGAGGAGGGCCGGTCCCTGGAGGTCCTCGACCTCCGGTCGGTCTCCCCGCTCGACTTCGACTCCGTCCAGGCCTCGGTCGAGAAGACCCGCCGCCTGGTCGTGGTGCACGAGGCACCGGTGTTCTTCGGTTCGGGCGCGGAGATCGCGGCCCGGATCACGGAACGCTGCTTCTACCACCTGGAGGCACCGGTGCTCAGGGTCGGCGGCTATCACGCCCCGTACCCGCCGGCGCGCCTGGAGGAGGAGTACCTACCGAGCCTGGACCGGGTGCTCGACGCCGTCGACCGCTCGCTGGCGTACTGA
- a CDS encoding pyridoxamine 5'-phosphate oxidase family protein, with amino-acid sequence MPTDEQRAADLLGRVEHGRVATSMRALPFLASARHIVVDGQVLLRLHRGHGYHRACVGGVVAYGADVPSARSRSWSVQVVGECAAVEPTPAELDRFGPAPRSVDGVPFDPVYLRVEPQFATVHSVIETDSP; translated from the coding sequence ATGCCGACCGACGAACAGCGCGCCGCCGATCTCCTCGGCCGGGTCGAGCACGGCCGGGTCGCGACCAGCATGCGCGCGCTGCCCTTCCTGGCGTCCGCCCGGCACATCGTGGTGGACGGCCAGGTGCTGCTGCGCCTGCACAGGGGGCACGGCTACCACCGGGCGTGCGTGGGCGGTGTCGTCGCGTACGGCGCCGATGTGCCGTCCGCGCGGAGTCGGTCCTGGTCCGTGCAGGTCGTCGGGGAGTGTGCCGCCGTGGAGCCGACCCCCGCCGAACTCGACCGGTTCGGCCCCGCACCGCGCTCCGTGGACGGCGTCCCCTTTGATCCCGTCTATCTGCGGGTCGAACCCCAGTTCGCAACAGTGCACTCGGTGATCGAAACCGACAGCCCGTGA
- a CDS encoding protein kinase domain-containing protein, giving the protein MSQDGAHGRYAGHALAGGRYQLRELLGEGGMASVHLAYDSVLDRQVAIKTLHTELGREQAFRERFRREAQAVAKLTHTNIVSVFDTGEDDVAGIMTPYIVMEYVEGEPLGSVLDADLRQFGAMPADKALKVTSDVLAALEISHEMGLVHRDIKPGNVMVTRRGVVKVMDFGIARAMQSGVTSMTQTGMVVGTPQYLSPEQALGRAVDARSDLYSVGIMLFQLVTGRLPFNADSPLAIAYAHVQEQPVAPSSVNQALPPAVDALVTRALKKNPNERFPSAVAMRDECLRVAASLQPAAPNIVPGAPAQSGAGVASAVFPPVDQSTPAPPSPVQTPYQPTPYPQHANPQHANPQHANPYGATPPPAYTPAHTPPQTPAPAYGYPQQAAYQAPGAYASQHTPPVAYSPAPPSPSSSGGGRKSNMPVIVGSIVVSLVAVGGLLLALRLGGNTTDNGGGSPSASASQTAETGTDPGSDSGYKGPDLSKTIDEDKCAEAQESYTDPNKVQLPDFRYKNLTSVRACFQAAGWRLKITRVDENTYGKDMVMDQFPSAGTDADPEDMPVIELSVSTGNPS; this is encoded by the coding sequence ATGAGCCAGGACGGCGCACACGGCCGGTACGCGGGGCACGCGCTCGCCGGCGGGCGCTACCAGCTGCGCGAGCTGCTCGGCGAGGGCGGCATGGCCTCGGTGCACCTCGCGTACGACTCGGTCCTGGACCGGCAGGTCGCGATCAAGACGCTGCACACCGAACTGGGCCGTGAACAGGCGTTCCGCGAGCGGTTCCGCCGCGAGGCCCAGGCCGTGGCCAAGCTCACGCACACGAACATCGTCTCGGTCTTCGACACCGGCGAGGACGACGTCGCGGGGATCATGACCCCGTACATCGTCATGGAGTACGTCGAGGGGGAGCCGCTCGGCTCCGTACTCGACGCGGATCTGCGGCAGTTCGGGGCGATGCCCGCCGACAAGGCGCTCAAGGTCACCTCGGACGTGCTCGCGGCGCTGGAGATCAGCCACGAGATGGGCCTGGTCCACCGGGACATCAAGCCGGGCAACGTGATGGTGACCAGACGCGGTGTCGTCAAGGTCATGGACTTCGGCATCGCCCGCGCCATGCAGTCGGGCGTCACATCGATGACGCAGACCGGCATGGTCGTCGGCACTCCGCAGTACCTCTCCCCGGAGCAGGCGCTGGGCCGGGCCGTGGACGCCCGTTCCGACCTCTACTCGGTCGGCATCATGCTGTTCCAACTGGTCACCGGGCGGCTGCCGTTCAACGCGGACTCACCGCTCGCGATCGCGTACGCGCACGTCCAGGAGCAGCCGGTCGCCCCTTCCTCGGTCAACCAGGCGTTGCCTCCGGCGGTCGACGCGCTCGTCACCCGCGCGCTGAAGAAGAACCCGAACGAGCGTTTCCCGAGCGCCGTCGCCATGCGCGACGAGTGCCTGCGCGTGGCCGCCTCCCTCCAGCCGGCCGCCCCGAACATCGTTCCGGGCGCCCCCGCGCAGAGCGGCGCGGGCGTCGCCTCCGCGGTGTTCCCGCCGGTCGACCAGTCGACCCCGGCCCCGCCGAGCCCCGTACAGACCCCGTACCAGCCGACCCCGTACCCGCAGCACGCGAATCCGCAGCACGCGAATCCGCAGCACGCGAATCCGTACGGCGCCACTCCGCCCCCGGCGTACACCCCTGCGCACACGCCCCCGCAGACACCGGCTCCGGCGTACGGCTATCCGCAGCAGGCCGCGTACCAGGCGCCCGGCGCGTACGCGTCGCAGCACACGCCGCCGGTCGCGTACTCCCCGGCGCCGCCGTCCCCGTCCTCCTCCGGAGGAGGACGGAAGAGCAACATGCCGGTGATCGTGGGCTCGATCGTCGTCTCCCTCGTCGCCGTCGGCGGCCTGCTCCTGGCCCTGCGACTGGGCGGGAACACCACCGACAACGGCGGCGGCTCCCCGAGCGCCTCGGCCTCACAGACAGCGGAAACGGGAACGGACCCGGGTTCGGACTCGGGCTACAAGGGGCCGGACCTGAGCAAGACGATCGACGAGGACAAGTGTGCCGAGGCGCAGGAGTCGTACACGGATCCGAACAAGGTCCAGCTTCCCGACTTCCGCTACAAGAACCTGACCTCGGTCCGGGCCTGTTTCCAGGCGGCCGGCTGGCGGCTGAAGATCACGCGGGTCGACGAGAACACGTACGGCAAGGACATGGTCATGGACCAGTTCCCCTCTGCGGGCACGGACGCCGACCCGGAGGACATGCCGGTGATCGAGCTGAGCGTGTCGACGGGCAACCCGTCCTGA
- a CDS encoding BRO-N domain-containing protein, which yields MIEPSKHQPNPRAQYDAIDVSDFVYAATAARVRRLTLPDGTHWFPAVDVCKELGHTNTQKALSDHVPEDHREILETLTGGYGLSVPAGREWRRDLNVISLQGLILLVSACTKPACAPFKQWAAEVIETVQREGSYSLEEAEVQPAEPGAPIAYAMPEQVAEAIVRLEERNLQADEQLAVAQHESLALQRTMVEMQRETLTAQQAIAQAMDRIANGLDVLFATRQAPTTATAPTTEAVLADWRHRLSVTEDVWTVAVVIAPVLVEKGELREPLESIAARTGLSVHRVNECLRLLRKHACIRSRGGAEGGAPVYVLNHA from the coding sequence ATGATCGAACCCAGCAAGCACCAGCCCAACCCTCGGGCGCAGTACGACGCGATCGACGTCAGCGACTTCGTGTACGCGGCCACGGCAGCCCGCGTCCGCCGGCTGACCCTGCCGGACGGGACCCATTGGTTTCCGGCGGTGGATGTCTGCAAGGAACTCGGGCACACCAACACTCAGAAGGCGCTCTCCGACCACGTCCCGGAGGACCATCGAGAGATTCTTGAGACCCTAACTGGAGGTTACGGTCTCAGCGTTCCCGCAGGTAGAGAGTGGCGTCGAGACTTGAATGTCATCTCGCTCCAAGGCCTGATCCTCCTTGTCAGCGCCTGCACCAAACCCGCCTGCGCCCCCTTCAAGCAGTGGGCCGCCGAAGTCATCGAGACAGTCCAGCGAGAGGGTTCCTACAGCCTCGAAGAGGCAGAGGTGCAACCTGCCGAGCCGGGCGCCCCCATCGCCTACGCGATGCCGGAGCAGGTCGCCGAGGCCATCGTGCGGCTCGAAGAACGCAACCTTCAGGCGGACGAGCAACTCGCCGTCGCCCAGCACGAATCGCTCGCCCTGCAACGGACCATGGTCGAGATGCAGCGCGAAACGCTCACGGCCCAGCAAGCCATCGCCCAGGCCATGGACCGCATCGCGAACGGGCTCGACGTCCTGTTCGCCACTCGGCAGGCGCCCACCACAGCCACCGCTCCCACCACCGAGGCCGTACTGGCCGACTGGCGGCACCGGTTGTCGGTGACAGAGGACGTGTGGACGGTGGCCGTCGTCATCGCCCCGGTTCTTGTCGAGAAGGGTGAACTCCGGGAGCCGCTCGAATCGATCGCCGCCCGTACGGGCCTGTCGGTGCACCGTGTCAACGAATGCCTCCGCCTGCTGCGCAAACACGCCTGCATCCGCTCGCGAGGCGGAGCGGAGGGCGGAGCGCCCGTGTACGTGCTGAACCACGCCTGA
- a CDS encoding dihydrolipoamide acetyltransferase family protein: MTTMTDASVREFKMPDVGEGLTEAEILKWYVQPGDTVTDGQVVCEVETAKAAVELPIPYDGVVRSLHFPEGTTVDVGTSIIAVDVTGGPGAAVEAEAPVPAEAPRAAPEAAPEEAKPPARQPVLVGYGVAVSSTKRRPRKGAEIPAQEVAAAVQHELNGHSGRAETNNGHGVLSGTGTALPGQALVAAVTARPLAKPPVRKLAKDLGVDLATVTPSGPDGVITREDVHAAVAPTVPEPVRTAPALPAAPAPAATYDGTRETRVPVRGVRKATAAAMVGSAFTAPHVTEFVTVDVTRTLKLVEELKGAPDSYGLAGLRVNPLLLIAKALLVAIKRHPDINASWDEANQEIVLKHYVNLGIAAATPRGLIVPNIKDAHDKTLPQLAEALGELVSTARDGKTSPGAMQGGTVTITNVGVFGVDTGTPILPPGEAAILAVGSIKLQPWVHKGKVKPRQVTTLALSFDHRLVDGELGSKVLADVAAILEQPKKLITWA, translated from the coding sequence GTGACGACGATGACTGACGCGTCCGTTCGCGAGTTCAAGATGCCCGACGTGGGCGAGGGACTCACCGAGGCCGAGATCCTCAAGTGGTACGTCCAGCCGGGCGACACCGTCACCGACGGCCAGGTGGTGTGCGAGGTCGAGACCGCCAAGGCGGCCGTCGAACTGCCCATCCCGTACGACGGGGTCGTGCGCTCACTGCACTTCCCCGAGGGCACGACGGTCGACGTGGGTACGTCGATCATCGCGGTGGACGTGACGGGCGGGCCCGGGGCCGCGGTGGAGGCCGAGGCCCCCGTTCCGGCCGAGGCACCCCGGGCAGCACCCGAGGCGGCACCCGAGGAGGCGAAACCGCCGGCCCGCCAGCCGGTCCTCGTCGGCTACGGCGTGGCCGTCTCCTCGACCAAGCGCCGCCCCCGCAAGGGCGCCGAGATCCCGGCCCAGGAGGTCGCCGCGGCGGTCCAGCACGAGCTGAACGGCCACAGCGGGCGGGCGGAGACGAACAACGGCCACGGCGTCCTCAGCGGCACCGGCACCGCTCTGCCCGGCCAGGCGCTCGTGGCCGCGGTGACAGCCCGTCCGCTGGCGAAACCGCCGGTGCGCAAGCTCGCCAAGGATCTCGGCGTCGACCTGGCGACGGTGACGCCGTCGGGCCCCGACGGCGTCATCACGCGCGAGGACGTGCACGCGGCGGTGGCCCCGACGGTCCCCGAGCCGGTGCGCACGGCGCCGGCCCTCCCGGCGGCTCCGGCGCCGGCGGCCACGTACGACGGCACACGGGAGACGCGCGTCCCGGTCAGGGGCGTACGGAAGGCGACCGCGGCGGCGATGGTCGGCTCGGCGTTCACGGCGCCGCATGTCACGGAGTTCGTGACGGTGGACGTGACGCGCACCCTGAAGCTGGTCGAGGAGCTCAAGGGGGCCCCCGACTCCTACGGGCTGGCGGGGCTGCGGGTGAACCCGCTGCTCCTGATCGCCAAGGCCCTGCTGGTCGCGATCAAGCGCCACCCGGACATCAACGCGTCCTGGGACGAGGCGAACCAGGAGATCGTGCTCAAGCACTACGTCAACCTGGGTATCGCCGCTGCCACCCCGCGCGGTCTGATCGTCCCGAACATCAAGGACGCCCACGACAAGACGCTCCCGCAACTGGCGGAGGCGCTCGGCGAGTTGGTGTCCACCGCCCGGGACGGAAAGACCTCCCCCGGCGCGATGCAGGGCGGCACGGTGACGATCACGAACGTCGGTGTCTTCGGCGTCGACACGGGCACGCCGATCCTCCCTCCCGGCGAGGCCGCGATCCTGGCGGTCGGCTCGATAAAGCTCCAACCGTGGGTCCACAAGGGCAAGGTGAAGCCCCGTCAGGTGACGACCCTGGCCCTCTCCTTCGACCACCGGCTGGTGGACGGGGAGCTGGGGTCCAAGGTGCTGGCGGACGTGGCGGCGATCCTGGAGCAGCCGAAGAAGCTCATCACCTGGGCGTGA
- a CDS encoding protein kinase domain-containing protein, whose translation MMAQQRAQGPSDPEAAGGGMSDAPELWGNGGLVGDGRYRLTHRLGRGGMAEVFAAEDVRLGRTVAVKLLRADLAEDPISKARFTREAQSVAGLNHHSIVAVYDSGEDTLPHGGFTASGAKSVPYIVMEIVEGRTIRDLLINAEAPGPEQALIIVSGVLEALAYSHQHGIVHRDIKPANVIITHGGAVKVMDFGIARALHGASTTMTQTGMVMGTPQYLSPEQALGKAVDHRSDLYATGCLLYELLALRPPFTGETPLSVVYQHVQDIPVPPSQVSDAAPPELDGLVMRSLAKEPDDRFQTAEEMRGLIQYGLQMLYDQGSHTGTWNTGPVDMHEGRHTPSAGFAGTTVMNHPGEQAGTTQIPQQILPAGYGGGDDGGFEGHGNRGGGRGKLWILAFFAVIAIAAGVALAVQNGKGTGGSTGTKESPTTSQSQKTDDSTASPTDEASEETSDTATDDGSGSGTGSDWTPSPTASQSTGEATPSTEPSPTPSDVQTTPQPSITASQSTGAATPSSETSGDTGEDDGGTDGGGITP comes from the coding sequence CTGATGGCACAGCAGCGCGCTCAGGGCCCGTCCGACCCCGAGGCGGCTGGCGGCGGTATGTCAGACGCGCCTGAGCTGTGGGGCAACGGCGGACTGGTCGGGGACGGCCGTTACCGGCTCACCCACAGACTCGGCCGGGGCGGCATGGCAGAGGTGTTCGCCGCCGAGGACGTGCGGCTCGGGCGGACCGTCGCGGTCAAACTGCTCCGCGCGGACCTCGCCGAGGACCCGATCTCCAAGGCCCGCTTCACACGCGAGGCCCAGTCCGTCGCCGGGCTCAACCATCACTCGATCGTCGCTGTGTACGACTCCGGCGAGGACACGCTGCCCCATGGCGGCTTCACCGCGAGCGGCGCCAAGTCGGTTCCGTACATCGTGATGGAGATCGTCGAGGGGCGCACCATCCGCGATCTCCTCATCAACGCCGAGGCGCCCGGGCCCGAGCAGGCCCTGATCATCGTCTCCGGGGTGCTGGAAGCGCTTGCCTATTCGCACCAGCACGGCATCGTGCACCGCGACATCAAGCCCGCCAACGTGATCATCACGCACGGCGGCGCGGTGAAGGTCATGGACTTCGGCATCGCCCGCGCGCTGCACGGGGCGTCCACGACGATGACGCAGACCGGCATGGTCATGGGCACGCCCCAGTACCTCTCCCCGGAGCAGGCCCTCGGCAAGGCCGTCGACCACCGTTCCGACCTGTACGCCACCGGCTGTCTGCTGTACGAACTCCTCGCGCTGCGGCCCCCGTTCACCGGTGAGACCCCGCTGTCCGTGGTCTACCAGCACGTCCAGGACATTCCGGTGCCCCCGTCCCAGGTCTCGGACGCGGCGCCGCCGGAACTCGACGGGCTCGTCATGCGTTCCCTCGCCAAGGAGCCGGACGACCGTTTCCAGACCGCCGAGGAGATGCGCGGTCTCATCCAGTACGGCCTGCAGATGCTGTACGACCAGGGCAGCCACACCGGCACCTGGAACACCGGGCCCGTCGACATGCACGAGGGCCGGCACACCCCCTCCGCGGGCTTCGCCGGGACCACGGTGATGAACCACCCCGGTGAGCAGGCCGGCACCACCCAGATCCCCCAGCAGATCCTGCCCGCCGGGTACGGCGGCGGGGACGACGGCGGCTTCGAGGGACACGGCAACCGGGGCGGCGGCCGGGGCAAGCTGTGGATACTGGCGTTCTTCGCCGTGATCGCCATCGCGGCCGGCGTCGCCCTCGCCGTCCAGAACGGCAAGGGCACGGGCGGCAGCACCGGCACCAAGGAGTCGCCGACCACCTCGCAGTCCCAGAAGACCGACGACTCCACGGCCAGCCCGACCGACGAGGCCTCCGAGGAGACGTCGGACACCGCCACGGACGACGGCAGCGGCTCGGGCACCGGGTCCGATTGGACGCCGTCGCCCACGGCGTCGCAGTCGACCGGCGAGGCGACCCCCTCCACCGAGCCGTCGCCCACCCCGTCGGACGTGCAGACGACTCCGCAGCCGTCGATCACGGCGTCGCAGTCGACCGGCGCGGCGACTCCGTCGTCCGAGACGTCAGGGGACACCGGGGAGGACGACGGCGGTACGGACGGCGGCGGCATCACTCCCTGA
- the pdhA gene encoding pyruvate dehydrogenase (acetyl-transferring) E1 component subunit alpha, with protein sequence MTVESTAARKPRRSAGSKTGTTRTTAQSADTPAVDATATAAPPATSTATKATAAKRVTAKRAAAKKPAAKSAEKPAGTGADPDLVQLLTPEGRRVKNAAYDPYVAALTPDDLRGLYRDMVLTRRFDAEATALQRQGELGLWASLLGQEAAQIGSGRATRPDDYVFPTYREHGVAWCRDIDPTNLLGMFRGVNHGGWDPNTNNFHLYTIVIGSQTLHATGYAMGVAKDGADSAVIAYFGDGASSQGDVAESFTFASVYNAPVVFFCQNNQWAISEPTERQTRVPLYQRAQGYGFPGVRVDGNDVLAVLAVTRWALERARSGEGPTLVEAYTYRMGAHTTSDDPTRYRHDDERAAWEVKDPITRLRTYLEASNHAEEGFFAELEAESESLGRRVREVVRAMPDPDPFAMFEHTYADGHALVDEERAEFAAYQASFADVEGA encoded by the coding sequence GTGACCGTGGAGAGCACTGCCGCGCGCAAACCGCGACGCAGCGCCGGAAGCAAGACCGGTACCACCCGCACCACCGCGCAGAGCGCCGACACGCCGGCCGTCGACGCAACTGCCACGGCCGCGCCGCCCGCCACATCCACCGCGACGAAGGCCACGGCCGCGAAGCGCGTCACCGCCAAACGCGCCGCCGCGAAGAAGCCGGCCGCCAAGTCGGCCGAAAAGCCGGCCGGGACGGGCGCCGATCCGGACCTCGTCCAACTACTGACCCCCGAGGGCAGGCGGGTCAAGAACGCCGCCTACGACCCGTACGTCGCCGCCCTCACCCCCGACGACCTGCGCGGCCTGTACCGGGACATGGTGCTGACCCGCCGCTTCGACGCCGAGGCCACCGCCCTCCAGCGGCAGGGCGAGCTGGGCCTGTGGGCCTCGCTGCTCGGCCAGGAGGCCGCCCAGATCGGCTCCGGCCGTGCCACCCGGCCCGACGACTACGTCTTCCCGACCTACCGCGAGCACGGCGTGGCCTGGTGCCGGGACATCGACCCGACCAACCTGCTGGGCATGTTCCGTGGGGTGAACCACGGCGGCTGGGACCCCAACACCAACAACTTCCACCTCTACACGATCGTCATCGGCTCGCAGACCCTGCACGCCACCGGCTACGCGATGGGTGTGGCCAAGGACGGCGCCGACTCCGCGGTCATCGCGTACTTCGGGGACGGCGCCTCCAGCCAGGGCGACGTCGCCGAGTCCTTCACCTTCGCCTCGGTCTACAACGCCCCCGTGGTGTTCTTCTGCCAGAACAACCAATGGGCCATCTCCGAGCCGACCGAGCGCCAGACCCGCGTCCCGCTCTACCAGCGCGCGCAGGGCTACGGCTTCCCGGGCGTACGGGTGGACGGCAACGACGTGCTGGCCGTCCTCGCGGTGACGAGGTGGGCCCTGGAGCGGGCCCGCAGCGGCGAGGGCCCGACGCTGGTCGAGGCGTACACATACCGCATGGGCGCCCACACCACCTCCGACGACCCGACCCGCTACCGCCACGACGACGAGCGGGCGGCCTGGGAGGTGAAGGACCCGATCACGCGTCTGCGGACCTACCTGGAGGCCTCAAACCACGCGGAAGAGGGATTTTTCGCGGAACTGGAGGCCGAGAGTGAGTCGTTGGGCAGGCGAGTACGCGAAGTGGTCCGTGCGATGCCCGACCCGGACCCGTTCGCGATGTTCGAGCACACCTACGCCGACGGGCACGCGCTCGTCGACGAGGAGCGGGCCGAGTTCGCCGCCTACCAGGCGTCGTTCGCAGATGTGGAGGGGGCATGA
- a CDS encoding D-alanyl-D-alanine carboxypeptidase family protein produces MITGIQGIRFRRAAAVVVTTGAVLATGALTAAPAQAAVAVPTIVAKGGYLMNNANGTTLYGKLPDTKLSTGSTTKIMTAKVVLAQANLNLNAKVTIQKAYSDYIVANTASSAGLIVGDKVTVRQLLYGLMLPSGCDAAYALADKFGAGTTRDARVKSFIGKMNTMARSLGMTNTKFDSFDGIGNGANYSTPKDLTKLASNTMKNGAFRAIVKTQNFKEKVTTKTGGTRWMSWENTNKPLLSGYAGTIGIKTGSGPQAKYCLVFAATRNGKTVIGTVLASTSVANRTADAKKLMNYGFARLG; encoded by the coding sequence TTGATAACCGGCATCCAGGGCATCCGTTTTCGTAGAGCCGCAGCCGTGGTGGTCACCACCGGCGCCGTGCTCGCGACCGGAGCGCTCACCGCGGCGCCCGCACAGGCCGCTGTGGCCGTTCCCACGATCGTCGCCAAGGGCGGCTATCTGATGAACAACGCCAACGGCACGACCCTGTACGGGAAGCTCCCGGACACCAAGCTGTCCACTGGTTCCACCACGAAGATCATGACGGCGAAGGTCGTGCTGGCACAGGCGAACCTGAACCTCAACGCCAAGGTCACCATCCAGAAGGCGTACAGCGACTACATCGTCGCCAACACCGCCTCCTCGGCCGGTCTGATCGTCGGCGACAAGGTCACGGTCCGCCAGCTGCTGTACGGGCTGATGCTGCCGTCGGGCTGCGACGCCGCGTACGCGCTCGCCGACAAGTTCGGCGCCGGCACGACGCGTGACGCCCGGGTGAAGTCGTTCATCGGCAAGATGAACACCATGGCCCGGAGCCTCGGCATGACGAACACCAAGTTCGACAGCTTCGACGGCATCGGCAACGGCGCCAACTACTCGACGCCGAAGGACCTGACGAAGCTCGCCAGCAACACCATGAAGAACGGCGCCTTCCGCGCCATAGTGAAGACGCAGAACTTCAAGGAGAAGGTCACCACCAAGACCGGTGGCACCCGCTGGATGAGCTGGGAGAACACCAACAAGCCGCTGCTGTCCGGCTACGCCGGCACCATCGGCATCAAGACGGGCTCCGGACCGCAGGCCAAGTACTGCCTGGTCTTCGCGGCCACCCGCAACGGCAAGACGGTCATCGGTACGGTCCTCGCCTCCACGTCGGTCGCCAACCGCACGGCGGACGCGAAGAAGCTGATGAACTACGGCTTCGCGCGCCTGGGCTGA